A stretch of the Vigna radiata var. radiata cultivar VC1973A chromosome 7, Vradiata_ver6, whole genome shotgun sequence genome encodes the following:
- the LOC106765575 gene encoding probable aspartyl protease At4g16563 yields the protein MTPTMFLSLLFFIILSISHPSFQMLLLPLTHTLSQAQFNTTHHLLKSTSARSAARFRRQLSLPLSPGSDYTLSFNLGHQAQPITLYMDTGSDLVWLPCAPFKCILCEGKPNASPPANITRSVAVSCKSLACSAAHNLAPSSDLCAMARCPLESIETSECANFKCPPFYYAYGDGSLVARLYRDSLSLSSLSLRNFTFGCAHTALAEPTGVAGFGRGLLSLPAQLATLSPQLGNRFSYCLVSHSFDSERVQKSSPLILGRYEEKEKEKISGGGMVEFAYTPMLENPKHPYFYLVSLIGISVGKRNIPAPEMLQRVNHRGDGGVVVDSGTTFTMLPEAFYNSVVDEFDRRVGRVNQRARKIEEKTGLAPCYYLNAVAEVPVMTLRFAGGNSSVVLPRKNYFYEFLDGSDETKGKKRVGCLMLMNGGDERELSGGPGATLGNYQQQGFEVVYDLVEKRVGFAKRHCASLWDRLNRDKN from the coding sequence ATGACTCCCACTATGTTCTTGTCGTTGCTTTTCTTCATCATACTATCTATTTCACATCCCTCCTTCCAAATGCTACTCTTGCCACTTACACACACTCTTTCCCAAGCTCAATTCAACACCACTCACCACCTCTTGAAATCCACCTCCGCCCGTTCCGCCGCCCGCTTCCGCCGCCAACTCTCCCTCCCACTCTCACCTGGCAGTGACTACACCCTCTCCTTCAACCTGGGCCACCAGGCCCAGCCCATAACCCTTTACATGGACACAGGCAGTGACTTGGTATGGCTCCCCTGCGCCCCTTTCAAATGCATTCTCTGCGAGGGAAAGCCCAACGCCTCTCCGCCAGCCAACATCACTCGAAGCGTAGCCGTTTCGTGCAAGTCTCTCGCATGTTCCGCAGCGCATAACTTAGCCCCCTCTTCCGATCTCTGCGCAATGGCCCGTTGCCCTCTGGAATCGATTGAAACCTCCGAGTGTGCCAATTTCAAGTGTCCACCGTTTTACTACGCTTATGGCGACGGAAGCTTAGTCGCGCGTCTATATCGTgactccctctctctctcttctctgtCTCTTAGAAACTTCACCTTCGGTTGCGCTCATACAGCTCTCGCTGAACCTACCGGAGTCGCCGGATTCGGCCGCGGTTTGCTCTCTCTCCCGGCGCAGCTAGCCACTCTGTCTCCTCAACTTGGAAACCGCTTTTCGTACTGCCTTGTTTCTCACTCGTTTGACTCTGAGCGAGTTCAAAAATCGAGTCCGCTCATTCTCGGTCGTTACGAGGAGAAGGAAAAGGAGAAGATCAGTGGCGGTGGAATGGTTGAGTTTGCGTACACGCCTATGCTTGAAAACCCTAAGCATCCTTACTTTTATCTCGTTAGCTTAATCGGAATCTCTGTAGGGAAAAGGAATATTCCCGCACCGGAGATGCTGCAGCGGGTGAACCATCGAGGAGACGGTGGAGTTGTTGTGGATTCCGGCACGACGTTCACGATGTTGCCGGAGGCGTTTTACAACTCTGTCGTTGACGAGTTTGACCGCCGAGTCGGGCGAGTCAACCAGCGCGCGCGTAAGATTGAGGAGAAAACTGGACTCGCGCCGTGCTATTATTTGAACGCGGTGGCGGAAGTTCCTGTTATGACGCTGCGTTTTGCTGGAGGGAATTCCAGTGTGGTGCTGCCTAGGAAGAATTATTTTTACGAGTTTTTGGACGGCAGCGATGAGACAAAGGGAAAGAAGAGGGTGGGGTGTTTGATGTTGATGAACGGTGGAGATGAGCGTGAGCTGAGCGGTGGGCCGGGCGCCACACTCGGGAATTACCAGCAGCAAGGATTTGAGGTTGTGTATGACCTGGTAGAGAAGCGCGTGGGATTTGCCAAGAGGCATTGCGCGTCGCTCTGGGATAGACTGAATCGGGACAAGAACTAG
- the LOC106765592 gene encoding vesicle-associated protein 1-2, whose protein sequence is MSSGELLNIEPLELKFPFELKKQISCSLQLSNKTDAYVAFKVKTTNPKKYCVRPNTGIVMPRSTCDVMVTMQAQKETPPDMQCKDKFLLQSVKTVDGASPKDITPEMFNKEAGHVVEESKLRVVYVSPPQPPSPVPEGSEEGSSPRGSVSENGNANGSDFTQVVRGFTERPEAQDKLAEARALISRLTEEKNNAIEQNSKLRQELDLLKREDNKSRGVSYVIVVLIGLLGIIMGYLLKKT, encoded by the exons ATGAGCAGTGGGGAGCTCCTCAACATCGAACCTCTCGAACTCAAGTTCCCCT TTGAACTGAAGAAGCAGATCTCGTGTTCTCTTCAATTGTCTAATAAGACCGACGCCTATGTCGCCTTCAAG GTGAAAACAACCAATCCGAAGAAGTATTGTGTTCGTCCGAACACTGGAATTGTCATGCCGCGATCTACTTGTGATGTTATGG TTACTATGCAAGCACAAAAAGAGACTCCGCCTGATATGCAATGCAAGGATAAGTTTCTTCTTCAGAGCGTAAAAACCGTTGATGGTGCCAGTCCGAAGGACATCACTCCGGAAATG TTCAACAAGGAGGCGGGGCATGTGGTTGAGGAGAGCAAATTGAGAGTGGTGTACGTTTCTCCTCCTCAACCACCGTCTCCAGTACCAGAAGGTTCTGAGGAAGGATCCTCACCAAGAGGTTCTGTTTCAGAGAATGGAAATGCCAACGGTTCTGACTTCACACAA gtAGTGAGAGGGTTTACAGAGCGACCTGAGGCTCAAGACAAATTGGCAGAG GCTAGAGCTCTTATCTCAAGACTGactgaagaaaagaataatGCAATTGAACAAAATAGCAAGCTTCGCCAGGAACTG GATCTACTGAAGCGGGAAGACAACAAAAGTCGTGGAGTATCATATGTCATTGTCGTATTAATTGGCTTACTAGGCATAATAATGGGGTACCTCTTGAAGAAGACCTAA